In Primulina eburnea isolate SZY01 chromosome 14, ASM2296580v1, whole genome shotgun sequence, the following proteins share a genomic window:
- the LOC140812862 gene encoding polyamine oxidase 1-like: protein MGNQNRCSVIIVGAGISGMTAAKVLAENGVEDVVILEASDRIGGRMKKEEFGGVTVELGAGWIAGVGGKKSNPVWDLARQHNLRTCFSDYSHARYNIYDNSGKIFPSSVAADSYKKAVDAAIVKLSYEQAIQEYNDETASVPKTPLELAIDFILHDFEMAEVEPISTYVAFGEREFLVADERGYESLLYKMAETFLFTSEGQILDNRLKLNKVVRELHNSRNMVVLKTEDGSVYEADYAILSVSIGVLQSQLIKILPPLPKWKTEAIASCDITVYTKVFLKFPSKFWPTGPGKEFFIYAHERRGYYTFWQNMENAYPGCNILVVTLTNGESKRIEAQSDRATMEEAMEVLRNMFGPDIPDATDIIVPRWWNNRFQRGSYSNYPIYVDTQLVDDIKCPVGRIFFTGEHTSEKFNGYVHGAHLSGIETSNALLEEIRTEKKRRSENRAFLLEPLLALTGSLTLSQPEPRSSLHTIDIPQQLFLQATKIQTAKIRLPEAIL from the exons ATGGGTAACCAGAATCGATGCTCGGTTATCATCGTCGGAGCCGGAATTTCAg GGATGACGGCGGCGAAGGTTCTGGCGGAGAATGGCGTGGAGGACGTGGTTATACTGGAGGCGTCGGACAGGATAGGCGGGAGGATGAAGAAGGAGGAGTTCGGAGGCGTGACGGTGGAGCTCGGCGCCGGATGGATCGCCGGAGTCGGCGGGAAAAAATCGAATCCCGTTTGGGATCTCGCCCGCCAACACAACCTCCGCACCTGCTTCTCCGATTACAGCCACGCTCGATACAATATCTACGATAACAG tGGGAAAATATTTCCAAGCAGTGTAGCCGCAGACTCATACAAGAAGGCCGTGGATGCCGCAATTGTGAAGCTAAGCTACGAACAAGCCATTCAAGAATATAATGACGAAACGGCATC AGTTCCAAAGACTCCATTAGAGCTGGCGATTGACTTCATTCTGCATGACTTTGAAATGGCAG AGGTGGAACCAATTTCGACGTACGTAGCTTTTGGTGAGAGGGAATTTCTGGTGGCAGATGAAAGAGGATACGAGTCCTTGCTTTATAAAATGGCGGAGACCTTTCTTTTTACCTCCGAGGGTCAAATCTTGGACAATCGTTTAAAACTCAACAAG GTAGTACGGGAGTTGCATAATTCGAGAAACATGGTCGTGTTGAAAACCGAGGATGGTTCCGTTTACGAAGCCGACTACGCGATCTTGTCCGTGAGCATTGGTGTTCTCCAAAGCCAACTCATCAAAATCTTACCACCTCTCCCA AAATGGAAAACAGAAGCCATAGCAAGTTGTGATATTACGGTGTACACAAAGGTATTCCTCAAATTTCCAAGCAAATTTTGGCCCACTGGTCCTGGCAAAGAATTTTTTATCTACGCCCACGAACGAAGAGGATACTACACGTTTTGGCAG AACATGGAGAATGCGTACCCGGGATGCAACATTCTCGTCGTGACTTTGACAAACGGAGAATCTAAACGAATCGAAGCGCAATCAGATCGAGCGACGATGGAAGAAGCCATGGAAGTGCTGAGAAACATGTTTGGTCCCGACATTCCGGACGCAACCGACATAATCGTCCCTCGCTGGTGGAACAATCGTTTTCAGAGAGGAAGCTATAGTAACTACCCGATTTACGTCGATACTCAACTTGTCGACGATATTAAG TGTCCGGTGGGTCGGATATTTTTCACCGGTGAACATACTAGCGAGAAGTTCAACGGCTACGTTCATGGGGCTCATCTCTCAG GAATTGAAACGAGCAACGCTTTGCTAGAAGAAATAAGGACAGAAAAGAAGCGAAGAAGCGAAAATCGAGCTTTTTTATTAGAACCATTGTTAGCATTGACGGGATCTTTAACGTTGTCCCAACCTGAACCAAGATCAAGCTTACATACAATTGATATTCCTCAACAACTCTTCTTACAAGCTACCAAGATTCAAACCGCCAAGATTCGACTTCCGGAGGCTATCTTATGA